A genomic segment from Flavobacterium inviolabile encodes:
- a CDS encoding metallophosphoesterase, protein MKLFWLSIYKKRNNTLVKYILLLLLFQSCATHTIQTGKNIAHPVRPETTETGDIAHTLFLVGDAGNADEESGKQTLLSLNGQLQKADKNTTLLFLGDNIYPYGFPDSQDAAAQELAKLKLDNQLKLSGSFAGKTVFIPGNHDWYSGVKGLERQEKYVADYLNDKKGFLPRKGCPIDNLKINDLITVIAVDSEWYLENWDEHPTINDNCNIKTREDFFEELESLLNKHQDKTVVLAIHHPLMSNGSHGGQFSLRKELYPLEKDIPLPFVGSLINLIRKTSGISPQDIQNKQYTALTKRIKALIQGQDNVLVVSGHDHNLQYIENDNIKQIISGAGSKNEAARAIFPNDFSYGGNGFAKLDFHKNGSAVLTFFDKQNTVLYQQNIITPKPEAKTAAYPATFPPFTKAAIYSEKMTSKSGFYSFLWGKHYREYYSLPITASNATLDTLYGGLTPVRAGGGHQSKSLRLKDKDGKEFVMRALKKSASRFLQAVAFKDQFVQNDFEDTFAETFLLDFYTSSHPYIPFMVGNLARPVGVSYTNPKLFYIPKQQSLGRFNDNFGDELYMVEERPSDGHTDLESFGKSDAIVSTDDVLKNLKKDEKYKINEKEYIKARLFDMLIGDWDRHSDQWRWAENKEGNSVVYRPIPRDRDQAFGKYDGAVLSPLMRIPALRHMQGYSEDIRSVKWFNMEPYPMDLAFVVNATEKDWIEQARYISAHLTDQDIDTAFSNLPQEVQDAAIDEIKQKLKVRRTHLEKYASEYYKVLHKTVLVVGTDKKDKFLIDRSKDGEITIITSRMKKDGEEVTNTKTYTPDETKEIWVYGLDDDDIFEVKGSGKSAIKLRLLGGQNHDTYQIENGKKVIVYDFKSKENTYTVDKKTRKFLTDDYEINTYDYKKPKYSAFNSLPTIGYNPDDGLKLGMVGSYTVNGFNRAPFSSMHGFKANYYFATHGFELTYNAVVTKVIRDWQFELEARFTSPNFAINHFGYGNETVNNDEALGMDYNRVRIQSYKAAPALRKIGRNGSDIKIEATFENIEVEDTQNRYINIPGVINPKVFENLQFGGLNVSYSFENYDNPSNPTMGMGFSVLGSWKMNLSETNRNFPSIESKINFNHKIDTKGKLVLATILKGKFLLNGNYEFYQGATIGGDHDIRGFRNERFLGKQAFYQSSDLRLSVGKIRKSIIPMTYGIIGGFDYGRVWLDGQNSDKWHNSYGGGIWINGLNVITARVTYFRSNEDGRIAFGLGFGF, encoded by the coding sequence ATGAAATTGTTTTGGTTAAGCATTTATAAGAAACGAAATAATACGTTAGTTAAGTATATCCTGCTCCTATTATTATTTCAGTCATGCGCTACTCACACAATTCAAACCGGTAAAAACATTGCCCATCCGGTTCGTCCCGAAACAACGGAAACCGGGGACATTGCCCATACCCTTTTTCTGGTGGGCGATGCCGGAAATGCCGATGAAGAAAGCGGAAAACAAACACTCCTTTCTTTAAACGGGCAGCTGCAAAAAGCCGATAAAAATACTACCCTACTCTTTTTAGGCGACAATATTTATCCGTACGGATTCCCCGATTCTCAGGATGCGGCGGCGCAGGAACTGGCAAAACTGAAACTGGACAACCAGCTGAAACTTTCCGGAAGCTTTGCCGGAAAAACGGTTTTTATTCCCGGAAACCACGATTGGTACAGCGGTGTAAAAGGACTGGAAAGACAGGAAAAATATGTTGCCGACTACCTTAACGACAAAAAAGGCTTTCTTCCCCGAAAAGGCTGCCCGATTGACAACCTGAAAATCAACGACCTGATTACGGTAATTGCGGTTGACAGCGAATGGTATCTGGAAAACTGGGACGAGCACCCGACCATTAACGACAACTGCAACATTAAAACCCGTGAGGATTTTTTTGAAGAACTGGAAAGCCTTTTAAACAAGCACCAGGATAAAACGGTAGTACTGGCCATCCACCATCCGTTAATGAGCAACGGTTCCCATGGCGGTCAGTTTTCCTTGCGAAAAGAACTCTATCCGCTTGAAAAAGACATCCCGCTTCCTTTTGTTGGTTCGCTGATTAACCTGATCCGGAAAACTTCCGGAATCAGTCCGCAGGACATTCAAAACAAGCAATATACCGCCTTAACCAAACGGATCAAAGCGTTAATTCAGGGACAGGACAATGTACTGGTCGTTTCCGGACACGACCACAACCTGCAGTATATTGAAAATGACAATATCAAACAGATCATCAGTGGTGCCGGTTCTAAAAATGAAGCGGCACGTGCCATTTTCCCGAATGATTTCTCTTATGGCGGCAACGGTTTTGCCAAACTGGATTTTCATAAAAACGGAAGTGCGGTGCTGACTTTCTTCGACAAACAGAATACGGTTTTATACCAGCAAAATATCATTACCCCAAAACCGGAAGCGAAAACAGCTGCCTATCCGGCAACCTTTCCTCCGTTTACAAAAGCAGCCATCTATTCTGAAAAAATGACGTCAAAAAGCGGGTTTTACAGCTTTTTATGGGGAAAACACTACCGTGAATATTACAGCCTTCCGATCACTGCCAGCAATGCTACCCTGGATACTTTATATGGCGGATTAACCCCGGTGAGAGCCGGCGGCGGACACCAGTCGAAATCATTGCGTTTAAAAGATAAGGACGGAAAAGAATTTGTAATGCGAGCCTTAAAAAAGAGTGCTTCCCGTTTTTTACAGGCAGTCGCTTTTAAGGACCAGTTCGTTCAGAATGATTTTGAAGATACTTTTGCCGAAACGTTTTTACTGGATTTCTATACCTCTTCACATCCTTATATTCCGTTTATGGTGGGCAATCTTGCCAGACCTGTCGGCGTCAGCTATACCAATCCGAAGCTGTTTTATATACCGAAACAACAAAGCCTGGGCCGTTTCAACGACAATTTTGGAGATGAGCTCTATATGGTGGAAGAACGTCCGAGCGACGGACATACGGATCTGGAAAGCTTCGGAAAATCGGATGCTATTGTGAGCACCGATGATGTTTTAAAGAATCTGAAAAAAGACGAGAAATATAAAATCAACGAAAAGGAATATATAAAAGCCCGTTTGTTTGATATGCTTATTGGCGACTGGGACCGCCACAGCGACCAGTGGCGATGGGCCGAAAACAAGGAAGGTAATTCGGTTGTTTACCGCCCGATCCCGCGTGACCGCGACCAGGCATTCGGCAAATATGACGGTGCGGTGCTATCGCCTTTAATGCGCATTCCGGCTTTACGCCACATGCAGGGTTACAGCGAAGACATCAGAAGCGTCAAATGGTTCAACATGGAACCTTACCCGATGGATCTTGCCTTTGTGGTTAATGCCACCGAAAAGGACTGGATCGAACAGGCGCGTTACATCAGTGCGCATTTAACGGATCAGGATATCGATACCGCTTTTTCCAATTTGCCGCAGGAAGTTCAGGATGCCGCGATTGACGAGATCAAGCAAAAATTAAAAGTAAGACGGACACATCTGGAAAAATATGCCTCCGAATATTACAAAGTACTGCACAAAACCGTTCTGGTAGTGGGTACCGATAAAAAAGACAAATTCCTTATTGACAGGAGCAAAGACGGTGAGATAACCATCATCACGTCGCGCATGAAGAAAGACGGCGAAGAAGTGACAAACACCAAAACCTACACTCCGGACGAAACCAAAGAGATATGGGTTTACGGTCTGGACGACGACGATATTTTCGAGGTGAAAGGCAGCGGTAAATCAGCGATTAAGCTTCGTTTGTTGGGCGGTCAGAATCACGATACCTACCAGATTGAAAACGGTAAAAAGGTTATTGTTTACGATTTCAAATCAAAAGAAAACACTTATACGGTAGACAAAAAGACCCGAAAGTTTCTAACGGATGATTACGAGATCAATACCTACGATTACAAAAAACCGAAATACAGTGCTTTCAACAGCCTGCCTACAATTGGCTACAACCCCGATGACGGGCTTAAATTAGGCATGGTGGGTTCCTATACCGTTAACGGATTCAACAGGGCTCCGTTTTCGAGTATGCACGGTTTTAAAGCGAATTATTACTTTGCCACACACGGTTTTGAGCTAACATATAATGCGGTGGTAACCAAAGTTATCCGGGACTGGCAGTTTGAACTGGAAGCCCGTTTTACGAGCCCGAATTTTGCGATCAACCATTTTGGTTACGGTAACGAAACGGTTAATAACGATGAGGCATTGGGAATGGATTACAACCGTGTGCGTATCCAGTCCTATAAAGCGGCACCGGCATTGCGAAAAATAGGCAGAAACGGCAGCGATATTAAGATTGAAGCGACTTTTGAAAACATTGAGGTGGAAGATACTCAAAACCGTTACATTAATATTCCGGGTGTTATTAATCCGAAAGTATTCGAAAACCTGCAGTTTGGCGGCCTGAACGTTAGCTATAGTTTTGAGAATTACGACAATCCTTCGAACCCGACAATGGGAATGGGATTCTCTGTTTTGGGAAGCTGGAAGATGAACCTTTCCGAAACGAACCGGAACTTCCCTTCTATTGAAAGCAAGATCAATTTTAACCATAAAATCGATACCAAAGGCAAGCTGGTGCTGGCAACTATCCTGAAAGGAAAGTTCCTGCTGAATGGCAATTATGAATTTTACCAGGGAGCAACCATTGGCGGCGACCATGACATCAGAGGATTCCGGAACGAACGTTTCTTAGGGAAACAGGCTTTTTACCAAAGTTCCGATTTGCGCCTGAGCGTGGGTAAAATCCGAAAAAGCATTATCCCGATGACCTATGGTATCATTGGCGGTTTTGACTACGGCCGTGTCTGGCTGGACGGACAAAATTCGGACAAATGGCACAATTCCTACGGTGGCGGTATCTGGATTAACGGATTAAACGTGATTACCGCCCGGGTAACCTATTTCAGAAGTAATGAAGACGGCCGGATTGCGTTTGGTTTAGGGTTTGGTTTTTAA
- a CDS encoding response regulator transcription factor: MLRVGIVDDHKLFRKSLALLIGSFKNTKVVLEAQNGNDLLEQLQNNPIDLLLLDIQMPEMDGFETCEYVRTHYPDMKVLIVSQLTTKESIHKVMELGAHGFFTKNSDPEQLENAIKSIHEKEFYFGQELGVVLREAILWEKNNKLKVAASSISISDREMDVIRMACKELSSIEIADQLHINVRTVETHRKRIMEKTNSKNFIGVILFALRHQLLSIEELNQP, translated from the coding sequence GTGCTTAGAGTAGGAATAGTTGACGATCACAAACTTTTTAGAAAGAGTCTTGCTCTTTTAATCGGTTCGTTTAAAAACACCAAGGTTGTTCTGGAAGCCCAAAACGGGAATGATTTGCTGGAACAGCTGCAAAACAATCCTATTGATTTGCTGTTACTGGATATTCAGATGCCGGAAATGGACGGCTTTGAAACGTGTGAGTATGTACGGACACATTATCCGGACATGAAAGTACTGATCGTTTCCCAGCTAACGACTAAAGAGAGTATCCATAAAGTAATGGAACTGGGTGCGCACGGTTTCTTTACCAAAAATTCCGATCCGGAGCAATTGGAGAATGCCATTAAAAGCATTCATGAAAAGGAATTTTATTTCGGGCAGGAACTGGGCGTGGTTTTAAGAGAAGCGATCCTTTGGGAAAAGAATAACAAACTAAAGGTGGCGGCATCGTCGATTTCTATTTCCGACAGGGAAATGGATGTTATCCGCATGGCCTGCAAAGAGCTGAGCAGTATTGAAATTGCCGACCAGCTGCACATCAATGTCCGGACCGTGGAAACGCACCGTAAGCGTATCATGGAAAAAACAAATTCAAAAAACTTCATCGGCGTTATTTTATTCGCCTTACGCCATCAGTTACTTTCCATAGAAGAGCTGAATCAGCCGTAG
- a CDS encoding DEAD/DEAH box helicase: MQFQDLDLLRNIQQALTEEGYESPTPIQEQAIPIILEGTDLVGCAQTGTGKTAAFAIPILNLLHRIVGSSKKVKHIRTLIVTPTRELAIQIGESFNTYGKYTNIRTLVIFGGVNQVPQVDQLKKGVDVLVATPGRLLDLHKQGFIDLNHLHHLVLDEADQMLDMGFINDVKKIIKLTPSNRQTLLFSATMPIAIRELADTFLTQPKYVSVAPVSSTAETVQQKVYLVEKEDKRKLLYHIIRNDKLSNVLVFTRTKHGADNVVKALKKNGINAEAIHGDKSQTARQRALDNFKNKEVSVLVATDIAARGIDIEQLPYVINFDLPNIPETYVHRIGRTGRAGNSGLAISFCSKDEKTYWQDIEKLTRQKIKVVTDQPYPWKEEETAAAAKTAKPDLRNKNKNAGSKSRKSPESKKNKKRWY; encoded by the coding sequence ATGCAATTTCAAGACTTAGATTTACTTCGTAATATACAACAAGCTTTAACAGAAGAAGGATATGAAAGCCCTACTCCCATTCAGGAACAGGCAATTCCGATTATTTTAGAAGGAACAGATTTAGTAGGATGTGCACAAACCGGAACCGGAAAAACGGCCGCTTTTGCAATTCCTATCCTGAATTTACTGCACCGCATTGTGGGCTCTTCAAAAAAAGTAAAGCACATTCGTACCTTAATAGTTACCCCAACGCGGGAACTGGCCATTCAAATCGGAGAAAGTTTCAATACCTATGGTAAATATACCAACATCCGGACTTTAGTGATTTTTGGCGGTGTCAACCAGGTACCGCAGGTCGATCAGCTAAAAAAAGGAGTGGATGTACTGGTTGCCACACCGGGACGTTTATTAGACCTTCACAAGCAGGGTTTTATCGATTTGAACCACCTGCACCACCTGGTACTGGATGAAGCCGACCAGATGCTGGATATGGGATTCATTAACGATGTTAAAAAGATCATCAAACTGACGCCCAGTAACCGCCAGACACTGCTGTTTTCCGCAACGATGCCTATCGCTATCCGGGAATTGGCCGATACATTCCTGACACAGCCAAAATATGTTTCTGTAGCTCCTGTTTCCAGTACAGCCGAAACAGTACAGCAAAAAGTATATCTGGTAGAAAAAGAAGACAAACGCAAATTATTATACCACATTATCCGCAACGATAAACTTTCCAATGTACTGGTATTTACCCGTACCAAACACGGTGCTGACAATGTTGTAAAAGCTTTAAAGAAAAATGGGATCAATGCCGAGGCTATCCACGGCGATAAGTCGCAAACGGCAAGACAGCGTGCGCTGGATAATTTTAAAAACAAGGAGGTATCCGTATTGGTGGCCACCGATATTGCTGCCCGGGGTATCGATATCGAGCAATTGCCATATGTGATCAACTTTGATTTACCCAACATTCCGGAAACCTACGTACACCGCATCGGTCGTACCGGACGTGCCGGAAATTCCGGACTTGCCATTTCATTTTGCAGTAAAGACGAAAAAACCTACTGGCAGGATATTGAAAAATTAACCCGTCAGAAAATCAAAGTGGTTACCGATCAGCCTTATCCATGGAAAGAAGAAGAAACTGCAGCGGCTGCCAAAACGGCAAAACCGGATCTTAGAAACAAGAATAAAAATGCGGGTTCCAAATCAAGAAAATCACCGGAATCCAAGAAAAACAAAAAACGCTGGTACTAA
- a CDS encoding GAF domain-containing protein, whose amino-acid sequence MNLNQFPDSPFKIKVSFHKVLETLENIAQSDEADYRSNYAKALLKEADKLPELREGITTYRQIEKQEKLIHNLLADLFPTALTNNEIKAVTIPFQNITFNYTERFKKILSEAGKDFDMTIRDFDQHQFYVMNCCLILNSFYGRDFDFSRPLFYDIPDKNGIIRHYRIMYNADFMEIIPTEKSVKLSEEDIDQLIDNFDNFELWKEKFPQESWILKGFGIVILFDATIENSVSNLKSNLLRPDKSNLNHDNSIETIFRSIYKIADLRIGFTPFNSEEQKFEQVPTKKLNSLILSDKLDYDCQNALCECSFETLISEKKYFTISNVSKFVAAAKDKTLGNHLLAQNIQSCILAPVVKDDRILGIIELASSIPGKLNSLNANKLELIMPYIIDTLDRYNSEWQNHIEAVIQKEYTAIHPSVYWKFKKEAENYLIDNSQQKEYIFKEIVFKNVYPLYGQIDIKGSSDARNKTVQEDLRNQLETILNIFEMMKSNINLMILEQRKFEMETLLQELAISLKADTEQQIQSYIQNEIHPILKNARANNTETQSIDSYFEKLDPKTGTFYEARKKFDLALSLTNKKMASILDAKQIEAQAIFPHYYERFKTDGVEHNLYIGASIAPQLNFDLMFLQNLRLWQLQALCEMEMEHDHLKLSLPFQLEVTSLILVFSSPISIRFRMDEKRFDIDGTYNARYEVVKKRIDKANIKGKTERITEQGKITIVYSHLYEETEYKKYIQFLQFKGILEETVESFDVESLQGVSGLKALRVKVNNKPYKGTPKTYSYQELLDELK is encoded by the coding sequence ATGAATTTGAACCAATTCCCCGACAGCCCCTTTAAAATCAAGGTTTCCTTTCACAAAGTACTGGAAACACTGGAAAATATTGCACAGTCGGATGAGGCTGATTACCGTTCAAATTATGCAAAGGCCTTATTAAAAGAAGCCGATAAGCTTCCGGAATTACGGGAAGGCATCACAACCTACCGGCAGATTGAAAAACAGGAGAAGCTGATTCACAATTTACTGGCCGATTTGTTCCCCACTGCTTTAACCAACAATGAAATTAAAGCGGTAACCATTCCTTTCCAGAATATCACTTTCAATTATACCGAACGTTTTAAAAAAATACTCAGCGAAGCCGGTAAAGACTTTGACATGACCATTCGTGATTTTGATCAGCATCAGTTTTATGTCATGAACTGCTGTTTGATCCTGAACTCCTTTTATGGCCGGGATTTCGACTTTAGCCGCCCGCTTTTTTATGACATTCCGGATAAAAACGGAATTATCAGACATTACCGCATTATGTATAATGCCGATTTTATGGAAATCATTCCTACTGAAAAATCGGTAAAACTATCGGAAGAAGACATTGACCAGCTTATTGACAATTTTGACAATTTTGAACTCTGGAAAGAAAAATTCCCGCAGGAAAGCTGGATATTAAAAGGCTTCGGGATAGTCATCCTGTTTGATGCCACTATTGAAAATTCGGTTTCCAACTTAAAAAGCAATCTGTTACGACCGGACAAAAGCAACCTGAATCACGACAACAGCATTGAAACCATCTTTCGCTCGATTTATAAAATCGCCGATTTAAGAATCGGTTTTACCCCGTTTAACAGTGAGGAACAAAAATTTGAGCAGGTTCCCACCAAGAAGCTCAACAGCCTGATCCTTTCCGACAAACTGGATTATGATTGCCAGAACGCGCTTTGCGAATGCTCGTTTGAAACCTTAATCAGTGAAAAGAAATACTTCACGATATCCAACGTTTCCAAATTTGTAGCCGCGGCCAAAGACAAAACACTGGGCAATCATTTACTGGCACAAAATATCCAAAGCTGTATCCTGGCACCGGTGGTAAAAGATGACCGGATTTTAGGAATTATCGAACTGGCGTCCTCAATTCCGGGCAAGCTGAACAGTTTAAATGCAAACAAGCTGGAACTGATCATGCCGTATATTATTGACACACTGGACCGCTATAATTCGGAATGGCAAAACCATATTGAAGCAGTTATTCAAAAAGAATATACCGCCATCCACCCGAGCGTATACTGGAAATTCAAAAAAGAAGCCGAAAATTACCTGATCGACAACAGTCAGCAGAAAGAATATATCTTTAAGGAAATCGTTTTTAAAAATGTCTATCCGCTTTACGGCCAGATCGACATTAAAGGCTCTTCCGATGCCCGTAACAAAACCGTACAGGAAGATCTGAGAAATCAGCTCGAAACGATTTTAAACATTTTTGAAATGATGAAGTCCAATATCAATTTAATGATACTGGAACAACGGAAATTTGAAATGGAAACCTTATTGCAGGAATTGGCAATTTCGCTAAAAGCCGATACGGAACAGCAGATCCAGAGCTATATCCAGAACGAAATCCATCCGATCCTGAAAAATGCCAGAGCCAACAATACCGAAACTCAGAGTATCGACAGCTATTTTGAAAAACTGGATCCGAAAACCGGAACGTTTTATGAAGCCCGTAAAAAATTCGACCTGGCCCTGTCGCTGACCAATAAAAAAATGGCTTCCATACTGGATGCCAAACAAATTGAAGCGCAGGCTATTTTCCCGCACTATTACGAACGTTTTAAAACAGATGGTGTAGAACACAACCTGTATATTGGTGCCAGTATTGCGCCGCAGTTAAACTTTGACCTGATGTTTCTCCAAAACCTGCGCCTATGGCAATTACAGGCCTTATGCGAAATGGAAATGGAACACGATCACCTCAAGCTGTCACTGCCGTTTCAGCTGGAAGTAACTTCGTTAATTTTAGTTTTCAGCTCCCCTATTTCCATTCGTTTCCGTATGGACGAAAAGCGTTTTGATATAGACGGCACTTACAATGCCCGCTATGAAGTGGTTAAAAAACGGATCGACAAAGCGAATATTAAAGGAAAAACGGAACGCATTACGGAACAGGGCAAAATAACGATCGTATATTCCCATCTTTATGAAGAAACCGAATATAAAAAATACATTCAGTTCCTTCAGTTTAAAGGTATTCTGGAAGAAACCGTAGAAAGTTTCGATGTGGAAAGCCTGCAGGGAGTATCCGGTTTAAAGGCACTGCGTGTTAAAGTGAACAACAAGCCGTATAAAGGCACTCCAAAAACGTATAGCTATCAGGAATTACTGGACGAACTTAAATAA
- a CDS encoding SdiA-regulated/phytase-like domain-containing protein: MKTIKISFFILSLSVLFCCNDRKELPVLFPLPKKLKEVSGITTSDSGKHLWVIEDSGNKNELYRLDPEGKVDHTLVVQNVKNTDWEDLTTDADGNMYIGDFGNNDNIRQDLAIFKVNAGDLANTAVNASEQVFFFYPEQKEFPPKKTERFYDVEGFFIFKDNFYLFTKNRSKGFDGTTFLYRVPNKPGKHAAKRLGTFKTCDIFNHCAITSAAISPDGKKVTLLSHTKVWLFENFKGDAFFNGTMTRLELNHMSQKEAITFKDDHTLLIADERVKKNGGNVYEVSLASLKTKP, encoded by the coding sequence ATGAAAACGATAAAAATCTCCTTTTTTATTTTAAGTCTGTCGGTTCTTTTTTGTTGTAATGACCGGAAAGAATTACCCGTTTTGTTCCCATTGCCTAAAAAATTAAAAGAAGTTTCAGGAATCACCACATCCGATTCCGGGAAGCACCTGTGGGTTATAGAGGACAGCGGCAATAAAAATGAATTGTACCGACTGGATCCGGAAGGGAAGGTCGATCATACGCTGGTTGTGCAGAATGTTAAAAATACCGACTGGGAAGATTTAACGACCGACGCGGACGGAAATATGTATATTGGTGATTTTGGAAACAACGATAATATCCGCCAGGATCTGGCAATTTTTAAGGTCAATGCCGGCGATTTAGCGAATACTGCTGTCAATGCCTCTGAGCAGGTCTTTTTTTTCTATCCGGAACAAAAAGAATTTCCGCCTAAAAAAACGGAACGGTTTTATGACGTGGAAGGCTTCTTTATTTTTAAGGATAATTTCTACCTGTTTACCAAAAACAGGAGCAAAGGATTTGACGGGACAACCTTTTTATACCGCGTACCGAACAAACCGGGGAAACATGCCGCAAAACGCTTGGGAACTTTTAAGACCTGTGATATTTTTAACCATTGTGCGATAACCAGTGCGGCAATCAGCCCGGATGGTAAAAAAGTAACCTTGCTGAGTCATACAAAAGTATGGCTGTTTGAAAATTTTAAAGGTGATGCCTTTTTTAATGGAACAATGACCCGTTTGGAGTTGAATCATATGTCACAAAAAGAAGCCATCACCTTTAAGGATGATCATACGCTTTTAATAGCGGACGAAAGAGTAAAGAAAAACGGAGGGAATGTTTATGAGGTTTCGTTAGCGTCCTTAAAAACCAAACCCTAA
- a CDS encoding sensor histidine kinase translates to MEGAEEIRIVFWLGTLGMLFLAFGLLSLVLYYQNHFSKMKRKETELLLKTSLETEKNERRRIAADLHDSVSGDLNSIRNYLTILKKKDTSAENHEIFDEIRMGVEMALENTRKVSYNLMPPLLETFGLVTALKDYLDGLSRKTEIAFRVESETEEVTLSAAVAYELFRIVQELTTNMIKYGAVSEATVILGFTDTNFKIMIVDNGIPFNFAGLLATSKGTGVKNINSRLKIIGAEFVQDTVEKGNSFTILLKKEKCLE, encoded by the coding sequence ATGGAAGGAGCAGAAGAAATAAGAATCGTTTTCTGGTTGGGAACATTGGGAATGCTGTTTCTGGCTTTTGGATTGTTATCACTGGTATTGTATTACCAGAATCATTTCTCCAAGATGAAGCGGAAAGAGACAGAGCTTTTGCTTAAAACCTCACTGGAAACCGAAAAGAACGAAAGAAGGCGAATTGCGGCCGACCTGCACGACAGTGTTTCCGGCGATCTGAATTCTATTCGTAATTATTTGACCATATTAAAAAAGAAAGATACCAGTGCCGAGAATCATGAGATTTTTGATGAAATCAGGATGGGTGTGGAGATGGCTTTGGAAAATACCCGTAAGGTGTCGTATAATCTGATGCCGCCGTTATTGGAAACATTTGGTCTGGTTACGGCTTTAAAAGATTATCTGGACGGACTGTCCAGGAAAACGGAAATTGCTTTCAGGGTAGAAAGCGAAACGGAAGAAGTTACCTTGTCTGCCGCTGTGGCGTATGAGTTATTCCGTATCGTTCAGGAGCTTACCACGAACATGATTAAATACGGAGCAGTATCGGAAGCGACAGTAATACTTGGTTTTACCGATACAAATTTTAAAATTATGATCGTGGATAACGGGATTCCGTTTAACTTTGCCGGGCTTTTGGCAACTTCAAAAGGAACCGGAGTAAAAAATATCAACTCAAGGCTCAAAATTATAGGAGCGGAGTTTGTACAGGATACTGTCGAAAAAGGAAATAGTTTCACCATTTTATTAAAGAAAGAAAAGTGCTTAGAGTAG
- a CDS encoding Pycsar system effector family protein codes for MNITEQAENFVFALLKDKLSISYTYHNFNHTLRVVAAAKQLIDNEKVDAGTAEQIIIAAWFHDTGYVKGCNEHEECGTGIAGKFLKEQGKDDAYIEAVKAIIRVTKIDNEPENLVQKIIKDADYYHFAADNYLELSDLLREEWKLTENRVFTDLEWAMGNRKMMVQSHRYYTDYAKEHWQPKKESNIIACQRIIQKLTEEKADSKSSIKKKKLEKLERPERGIDTMFRVTLNNHTRLSDIADSKANILLSVNAIIISVALSTLVPKLDSPSNAHLIIPTFTMIVFSVLSIIFAILSTRPKVTSGTFTRKDIEDKKVNLLFFGNFYKMPIDEYIWAMNVMMKDRDYLYNSMIKDLYYLGLVLDRKYKLLRITYTIFMIGIIFSVIVFVLAFRSLGV; via the coding sequence ATGAATATTACAGAACAGGCGGAAAATTTTGTTTTCGCCCTACTCAAAGATAAACTTTCTATTTCATATACTTACCATAATTTTAATCATACATTACGGGTGGTAGCTGCTGCAAAGCAATTAATTGATAATGAAAAAGTTGACGCCGGTACAGCGGAGCAAATAATCATAGCCGCATGGTTTCACGATACAGGCTATGTGAAGGGATGTAATGAACATGAAGAATGCGGAACCGGCATTGCCGGGAAATTTCTGAAAGAACAGGGTAAGGACGATGCTTATATTGAAGCGGTAAAAGCGATTATCCGGGTTACCAAAATAGATAATGAACCGGAAAATCTGGTACAGAAAATCATTAAAGATGCCGATTATTATCATTTTGCGGCCGACAATTATCTGGAATTGAGCGATTTGCTTCGGGAAGAATGGAAACTGACCGAAAACAGGGTTTTTACCGATCTGGAATGGGCGATGGGAAACCGGAAAATGATGGTGCAGAGCCATCGTTATTATACGGATTATGCAAAAGAACACTGGCAGCCTAAAAAGGAAAGCAACATTATTGCCTGTCAGCGGATCATTCAGAAACTGACCGAAGAAAAAGCGGATTCCAAATCCAGCATCAAGAAAAAAAAGCTGGAAAAACTGGAACGGCCGGAACGCGGTATCGATACAATGTTTCGCGTAACACTGAACAATCACACCCGCCTTAGCGATATTGCCGACAGTAAAGCGAATATACTGCTATCGGTAAATGCAATCATTATCTCGGTTGCTCTTTCCACTCTGGTGCCCAAACTGGACAGCCCGAGCAATGCGCATTTGATCATACCAACGTTTACGATGATCGTGTTCAGCGTACTGTCGATCATTTTTGCCATTTTGTCCACACGTCCCAAAGTGACCAGCGGGACTTTTACCCGTAAGGATATTGAAGATAAAAAAGTGAACTTACTGTTTTTCGGGAATTTTTATAAAATGCCGATTGACGAATATATCTGGGCCATGAATGTCATGATGAAAGACCGGGATTATTTGTACAATTCGATGATAAAAGACTTGTATTACCTGGGATTGGTACTGGATAGAAAATACAAATTACTGCGTATTACCTATACCATTTTCATGATCGGAATTATTTTCTCGGTAATCGTGTTTGTTCTTGCTTTCCGTTCGCTTGGCGTCTGA